Proteins found in one Pectobacterium atrosepticum genomic segment:
- a CDS encoding LysR family transcriptional regulator, translating into MQAKTTLEQWEILQAVIDLGGYTQAANVLHRSQSSVSYQLSLLQERLGIELLTIHGRKAELTPEGENLLAQARSVIRSFHALEARAHSLKMGEQASINLVVDSTFPKDRLFHLLSTFQKQHPATRIHLTEVLRNETSAQLKARDADIYIITQREIDGCAGRWLMNVDFVAVAHSHHPLFSLPTPLSHEALSRYPCVEIVMRTPPHSQPASAESWTFTTFEAATQAVLHQVGYGWLPEARISEHITRGELHILPLQQGERRTTPLYLLAEEKGQPLGKEIIMLIELLFGRL; encoded by the coding sequence ATGCAAGCAAAGACGACGTTGGAACAATGGGAAATACTTCAGGCAGTTATTGATTTGGGCGGCTATACGCAGGCGGCCAATGTGCTTCATCGCAGCCAGTCTTCGGTCAGCTACCAGCTTTCGCTGCTGCAAGAGCGTCTGGGCATTGAGCTACTCACGATACACGGACGTAAAGCTGAGCTGACACCAGAGGGAGAAAACCTGCTGGCACAGGCGCGGTCCGTAATACGTTCGTTTCATGCGTTGGAAGCCCGCGCTCACTCATTGAAAATGGGTGAGCAGGCTAGCATCAATCTGGTGGTTGACAGCACCTTCCCCAAAGATCGCCTATTCCACTTGCTCAGCACCTTTCAGAAACAGCACCCGGCTACGCGTATCCACCTGACTGAGGTGCTGCGTAATGAAACGTCGGCGCAGTTGAAGGCGCGAGATGCGGATATTTATATCATTACGCAGCGTGAGATCGACGGCTGTGCTGGGCGCTGGCTGATGAACGTTGATTTTGTCGCTGTCGCACACAGCCATCACCCGCTTTTTTCACTACCAACGCCATTAAGCCATGAGGCACTGTCTCGCTACCCTTGCGTAGAGATTGTGATGCGAACGCCGCCACATTCGCAGCCGGCGTCTGCCGAGAGCTGGACATTTACGACGTTTGAAGCGGCAACGCAGGCCGTTTTGCATCAGGTCGGTTACGGCTGGCTGCCGGAAGCGCGGATTTCAGAGCACATTACGCGGGGCGAATTACACATATTGCCGTTACAGCAAGGGGAAAGGCGCACCACCCCGCTCTATCTGTTAGCCGAAGAGAAAGGGCAGCCGCTCGGCAAAGAAATCATAATGCTCATCGAGCTACTGTTCGGCAGATTATGA
- a CDS encoding ABC transporter permease — protein MTTIPLEKITFPLLRKRLFIRRYAFQPGLLLAWLVILTVALWALFPGWFTSYNPTEGIAGAQRLAPDAAYWLGTDQLGRDLYARIVYGAVHSLSGAFIAVGLGLVLGSLFGLLAGAIGGWLDSVVMRSIDVLLAIPGLLLALSVIILLGFGTVNAAIAVGVTSVASFTRLVRSEVLRVRHSDYVEAAYGSGGTFFSVLWRHILPNSLTTVFAFAALQFGSAILAISTLSFLGYGAPPPTPEWGLLIAEGRNYIATAWWLTTFPGLIVVLVVLSANRISQSIRSKER, from the coding sequence ATGACTACCATTCCACTGGAAAAAATCACCTTTCCTCTTCTGCGCAAGCGGCTGTTTATACGTCGCTATGCCTTTCAGCCGGGGCTGCTGCTGGCCTGGCTTGTCATACTGACTGTCGCGCTTTGGGCCCTGTTTCCCGGTTGGTTTACCAGCTATAACCCGACGGAAGGCATCGCAGGCGCACAACGGCTGGCACCCGACGCAGCATACTGGCTCGGCACCGATCAGTTAGGGCGCGATCTCTATGCGCGTATCGTTTACGGCGCGGTGCATTCGCTGTCCGGCGCATTTATCGCCGTCGGGCTAGGTTTGGTGCTCGGCAGCCTGTTCGGTCTCTTGGCTGGTGCGATTGGCGGCTGGTTGGATAGCGTCGTCATGCGCAGCATCGATGTCTTATTGGCAATCCCCGGCCTGCTGCTGGCGTTGAGCGTCATCATTCTGCTGGGTTTCGGCACGGTCAACGCCGCGATTGCTGTGGGCGTCACCTCCGTTGCCAGCTTTACCCGATTGGTGCGTTCAGAGGTATTGCGCGTGCGCCACAGCGACTATGTCGAAGCCGCCTATGGCAGCGGCGGCACCTTTTTCAGCGTGCTGTGGCGGCACATTTTGCCAAATTCATTAACTACCGTTTTCGCCTTCGCTGCCCTGCAATTCGGCAGCGCGATTCTGGCTATCTCCACGCTCAGCTTCCTCGGCTACGGCGCACCGCCGCCCACGCCAGAATGGGGGCTGCTCATCGCCGAAGGCCGCAACTACATCGCAACCGCGTGGTGGCTAACCACCTTCCCTGGCTTGATTGTCGTACTCGTGGTGCTGTCCGCTAACCGCATCAGCCAGTCGATAAGGAGTAAAGAACGATGA
- a CDS encoding ABC transporter permease — protein MNRYLALRIGQALLVLWAAFTLSFILLQAMPGDAVLIKFQNPELGLSAEQIAQLRLSYGADTPVLTQYFHAIAQILRGDLGLSIQAGVPVSELIAANLPPTLLLSVLGFIAAGLLAFALAFLSTLTPFQWLRTALQSLPSLFISVPTFWLGIVLIQIFSFRLGLIPVINPGEWEGLILPVLTLALPISAPLAQVLMRSIDQVQTQPFVAVARAKGASRSGVLWRHIARNAMLPTLTIAGLLLGELIAGALITETVFGRNGLGQLTQEAVNYQDSSVLQAIVLISAAAFVVVNLAVDLLYPLLDPRLKRTPGATL, from the coding sequence ATGAACCGCTATCTGGCACTGCGCATCGGTCAGGCACTGCTCGTGCTGTGGGCGGCATTCACCCTGTCTTTTATCCTGCTTCAGGCGATGCCGGGTGATGCCGTACTGATCAAGTTTCAAAACCCAGAGCTCGGCCTAAGCGCCGAGCAGATCGCGCAGTTGCGTTTGTCCTACGGTGCTGATACGCCAGTACTCACGCAATATTTCCATGCAATAGCGCAGATACTGCGTGGCGATCTTGGCCTGTCTATTCAGGCTGGCGTGCCAGTCAGCGAGCTTATCGCCGCGAATCTGCCACCCACATTACTGCTCTCCGTGCTGGGTTTCATCGCCGCCGGGCTATTGGCGTTCGCTCTTGCATTCTTATCGACGCTAACGCCGTTTCAGTGGCTGCGAACCGCACTGCAATCGCTGCCGTCGCTGTTTATTTCCGTGCCAACATTCTGGCTGGGCATCGTGCTGATTCAGATCTTCTCTTTCCGTCTGGGCCTGATTCCGGTGATTAACCCCGGAGAATGGGAAGGACTGATTTTGCCCGTTCTCACACTGGCGCTACCAATCTCCGCCCCGTTGGCTCAGGTGCTAATGCGCAGCATCGATCAGGTGCAAACCCAGCCGTTTGTCGCCGTCGCCCGCGCGAAAGGTGCCAGTCGCAGCGGTGTGCTCTGGCGGCATATCGCCCGTAACGCCATGCTGCCCACGCTGACCATCGCCGGTTTACTGTTGGGCGAACTGATTGCGGGCGCGCTGATTACGGAAACCGTGTTTGGCCGTAACGGGCTCGGACAGTTAACGCAGGAAGCCGTGAACTATCAGGACAGCAGCGTGTTACAGGCCATCGTGCTGATTTCCGCCGCCGCCTTTGTTGTCGTCAATCTGGCCGTCGACCTGCTTTATCCCCTTCTCGATCCGCGCCTGAAAAGAACGCCAGGAGCCACGCTATGA
- a CDS encoding phenolic acid decarboxylase: MPAFNQHDLSHFVGKHLIYTYDNGWNYELYVKNANTIDYRIHSGIVGNRWVKDQQVYIVQVAREVYKISWTEPTGTDVSLIANIADKVFHGTIFFPRWVINNPEKTVCFQNEHIAEMEAYRDAGPAYPTEVIDEFATITFIRDCGENNNDVINCPASELPADFPACLKK, from the coding sequence ATGCCTGCATTTAACCAACACGACCTGAGTCACTTTGTAGGGAAACATCTGATATATACCTACGATAATGGCTGGAATTACGAGCTGTATGTCAAAAATGCCAACACTATAGACTACCGTATTCACAGTGGCATTGTGGGTAACCGTTGGGTGAAGGATCAGCAGGTGTATATCGTGCAGGTCGCTCGCGAGGTGTATAAAATTTCATGGACAGAACCAACGGGAACGGATGTCAGCCTGATTGCGAATATTGCCGATAAGGTCTTCCACGGCACCATCTTCTTCCCGCGTTGGGTCATCAACAACCCAGAAAAAACGGTGTGTTTCCAGAACGAGCATATTGCTGAGATGGAAGCGTATCGCGACGCGGGTCCTGCGTACCCTACTGAAGTGATTGATGAGTTCGCCACCATTACGTTCATCCGCGACTGTGGGGAAAACAACAACGATGTCATCAACTGCCCTGCCAGCGAATTGCCTGCGGATTTCCCTGCTTGCCTGAAAAAATAA
- a CDS encoding putative FMN-dependent luciferase-like monooxygenase has product MATKRLGFFTRLLDDVSAQQLYRLATEQIVKAEQLGFDSAWVAQHHFHADEGGLPSPLVFLALVAARTQRIQLGTGVITLPMEEPLRVAEDTAVLDLLSNGRLEVGVGSGGTPSSFAAFGHDSAQRGQILGRYLEKLRAAWRGDALSEDGNRLYPAAPHLDKRVWQATFSIEGAERAGKAGDGLMLSRTQPRPEHFPDATLADLQNPMIDAYLAALPAGVAPRILSSRSVFVADDRQLALSLAEKGLNRSAARSGTFRAIPHDSIEALIASFDSHVGTAQDVTASLKTDSSLERATDVTFQVHSIDPPHALILRSLELIATQVAPALGWKPAVKQKSPLGQEIA; this is encoded by the coding sequence ATGGCAACGAAACGTCTGGGATTTTTCACACGGTTGCTGGATGACGTTTCCGCCCAGCAGCTCTATCGGCTGGCGACGGAACAGATCGTCAAAGCAGAACAGTTAGGATTCGATAGCGCCTGGGTCGCACAGCACCACTTTCACGCTGATGAAGGTGGGTTACCGTCACCACTGGTGTTTCTGGCGCTGGTCGCGGCACGCACTCAACGCATTCAACTCGGCACTGGCGTAATTACGCTGCCAATGGAAGAACCGCTGCGCGTGGCGGAAGACACCGCCGTGCTCGATTTACTCAGCAACGGCAGGCTGGAAGTCGGCGTGGGTTCCGGCGGCACGCCGTCCTCATTTGCCGCGTTCGGTCACGACAGCGCACAGCGCGGGCAGATCCTCGGGCGCTATCTGGAGAAGCTGCGCGCCGCATGGCGGGGAGACGCATTGAGCGAAGACGGCAATCGCCTATATCCTGCTGCCCCACATTTAGATAAGCGCGTCTGGCAGGCCACATTTTCCATTGAGGGTGCTGAACGAGCGGGAAAAGCGGGCGATGGCCTGATGCTTTCCCGTACCCAGCCACGCCCAGAACATTTCCCAGATGCCACGCTTGCTGACTTGCAAAACCCGATGATCGACGCCTATCTGGCTGCGCTGCCCGCTGGCGTCGCACCGCGTATCCTCAGCTCGCGTAGCGTCTTCGTGGCTGACGATCGTCAACTGGCGCTAAGTCTGGCGGAGAAAGGGCTTAATCGTTCTGCCGCCCGCTCCGGTACGTTCCGCGCGATCCCTCACGACTCGATAGAAGCACTGATCGCCTCCTTCGACAGCCATGTCGGCACCGCACAGGATGTCACCGCGTCGCTTAAGACGGACAGCTCACTAGAACGGGCGACGGATGTAACATTCCAGGTGCATTCCATCGATCCGCCACATGCGCTGATCCTTCGTTCACTTGAGCTGATTGCTACTCAGGTCGCACCCGCTTTGGGCTGGAAGCCCGCAGTCAAACAGAAAAGCCCACTCGGGCAGGAGATTGCATGA
- a CDS encoding LysE family translocator, translating to MTLTESLIAFTFAATLLTLTPGLDTALILRTATVEGSKKAFHAAFGINVGCLIWGAMVAFGLGTLIAASELAYNILKWCGAAYLCWLGLQMILKPRTELVMAASQTAPKHQNWFLRGMLGNVLNPKIGVFYVSFLPQFIPAGHSVVLWTYLLVLIHVFIGTLWSSTLIAATRPLSRFLRRGSVVKWMDRTTGVVFLAFAARLAFSRR from the coding sequence GTGACGTTGACCGAATCGCTGATTGCTTTTACGTTTGCCGCGACGCTGCTGACCTTAACGCCGGGTTTGGATACCGCGCTGATTTTACGCACTGCTACCGTTGAAGGCAGTAAGAAAGCTTTTCATGCCGCGTTTGGAATTAACGTCGGCTGCCTGATTTGGGGCGCGATGGTGGCGTTTGGTTTGGGAACGTTGATTGCCGCGTCGGAGCTGGCCTATAACATCCTGAAATGGTGCGGTGCGGCTTATCTTTGCTGGCTGGGTCTGCAAATGATCCTGAAACCCAGAACCGAACTGGTGATGGCGGCGTCACAAACTGCGCCGAAGCATCAAAACTGGTTTCTCCGCGGCATGTTGGGCAACGTATTAAACCCGAAAATCGGCGTGTTCTATGTTTCATTCCTGCCGCAGTTTATCCCCGCTGGTCATTCGGTCGTGCTATGGACCTACCTGCTTGTTCTTATTCATGTCTTTATTGGCACGCTGTGGTCGTCCACGCTGATTGCCGCAACGCGCCCGCTGTCGCGTTTTTTGCGTCGCGGCTCGGTGGTTAAATGGATGGATCGAACAACAGGCGTGGTCTTTTTAGCGTTCGCCGCACGTCTGGCGTTCTCGCGGCGGTAG
- a CDS encoding alkylhydroperoxidase domain protein, which produces MTHANTLHTHDVLDALAEIGPDSALAAARKTREAATRHTQGSYDALFNATVHDNATLPLSLRFWFATKISGWQQDEQLQHFYTERLADFPEPVLTPALQLALDHAERLTKTPVQAAPSHVNALEQAGWSVDDIVTLSQLIAFVNFQSRLLRGYRLIAGHRVSQPHSQAAVAGQWHNTQSQTHSGKSAPQAFTQAELDWEPWIAPKPLAEFNTDEQAILARFGHTDSDYFRLLGRNLPVLEQRTLTDKGIFYTSGGLPRKERELIAAVTSKVNGCIYCASVHARKASQLSKQDSDVQRLLDVVPGGDLSIGQSPRWQAIIDFSARLSATPAQVNANDVKQLQEQGLDMLEIVDVVQSAAFFSWANRLMLTLGEPFWPES; this is translated from the coding sequence ATGACGCACGCTAACACTTTGCACACCCATGACGTATTGGATGCGCTGGCCGAAATCGGCCCGGATTCTGCCCTCGCCGCAGCCAGAAAAACTCGTGAAGCGGCAACTCGCCACACCCAGGGCAGCTACGATGCGCTGTTTAACGCCACAGTACATGACAACGCGACATTACCGTTATCGCTGCGCTTCTGGTTTGCGACAAAAATCAGTGGCTGGCAGCAGGATGAGCAACTACAGCATTTTTATACCGAGCGGCTGGCGGACTTCCCAGAACCCGTGCTGACACCCGCGCTACAGTTGGCGCTAGATCACGCTGAACGCCTGACGAAAACGCCCGTGCAAGCCGCACCATCACACGTCAACGCGCTGGAGCAGGCGGGCTGGTCGGTAGACGATATCGTGACGCTCTCGCAGCTCATCGCATTTGTGAATTTTCAAAGCCGCCTGCTGCGCGGCTATCGCCTGATTGCGGGTCATCGTGTTAGCCAGCCTCATTCGCAGGCTGCTGTCGCAGGCCAGTGGCATAATACCCAATCGCAGACGCACAGCGGCAAGTCCGCACCGCAGGCATTCACTCAGGCGGAACTGGATTGGGAACCGTGGATTGCCCCCAAACCGCTGGCAGAATTCAATACCGACGAGCAGGCGATTCTGGCGCGCTTCGGCCACACCGATTCCGACTATTTCCGTCTCTTAGGACGTAACTTGCCGGTACTGGAACAGCGCACGCTGACGGATAAAGGGATTTTTTATACCTCTGGCGGCCTGCCGCGCAAAGAACGCGAACTCATCGCCGCCGTCACCAGCAAGGTCAACGGCTGCATCTATTGCGCCTCGGTGCATGCCCGTAAAGCCAGCCAGCTATCCAAGCAGGACAGCGACGTGCAACGGCTACTGGATGTCGTTCCCGGTGGCGATTTGAGTATCGGCCAAAGCCCACGCTGGCAGGCGATTATCGATTTTTCGGCACGCCTTTCTGCCACGCCCGCGCAGGTCAACGCAAACGACGTGAAACAGCTGCAAGAACAGGGATTGGATATGCTGGAAATTGTCGATGTGGTGCAGTCGGCCGCCTTCTTCTCATGGGCCAACCGACTGATGCTCACGCTGGGCGAACCGTTCTGGCCGGAGAGTTAA
- a CDS encoding ABC transporter ATP-binding protein, which translates to MSLSASLQTSAAVPVLALENVTIAYRSDDREQTVVEGVSFHIQPGEVVALVGESGSGKTTTAQAVIGLLAENGRLTRGAIRLNGVDISGWSQKRLDSVRGAQISLIPQDPTSSLNPVQTIGEQVDEILRIHQREDRQTTRQKTLALLERVGLNQPELRAKQYPHELSGGMKQRVLIAIAIALKPALIIADEPTSALDVTVQKRILDLLDELRRENGTAVLFVTHDLGVAAERADRLLVFQNGYIQEQGPTLDVLSAPLSHYARTLLANVPSLNPTPRPPRSHASDIIVSVENLVQTFPLSGRKGEHFRAVDDVSFSVARGTTHAIVGESGSGKTTTARSLLGFHHPSAGRILIDGTDITHLKGEALRQFRQKIQLVYQNPFGSLDPSQRLYDIVEEPLRNFNRHSSGQRERKIHEMFERVALPVALLSRKPRELSGGQRQRVAIARALVLEPQVLVLDEAVSALDVTVQAQILRLLTELQESLGLTYVFISHDLAVVRQIADTVSVLYHGKQLESGPVEHIFAQPGHRYTRELIEAIPGQQHPAFARSHQPPIHTESTFALNQGL; encoded by the coding sequence ATGAGCCTGTCAGCTAGCTTACAAACCAGCGCGGCGGTGCCCGTACTGGCTCTGGAGAATGTCACGATTGCCTACCGTAGCGACGATCGCGAGCAGACCGTCGTGGAAGGTGTCTCTTTTCATATTCAGCCCGGCGAAGTCGTGGCGCTGGTAGGGGAATCCGGTTCAGGCAAGACGACCACCGCACAGGCCGTCATCGGTTTGCTGGCCGAGAATGGTAGGCTCACGCGCGGTGCTATTCGGCTAAACGGCGTAGATATCAGCGGCTGGTCGCAGAAACGCTTGGACAGCGTGCGCGGTGCGCAGATCAGTCTGATCCCTCAGGATCCCACCAGTTCCCTGAATCCAGTGCAGACCATCGGCGAACAGGTGGACGAAATTCTGCGTATTCATCAGCGGGAAGATCGCCAGACGACCCGCCAGAAAACACTGGCGCTACTGGAGCGCGTTGGCCTGAATCAGCCCGAATTACGGGCGAAGCAGTATCCGCACGAACTCTCCGGCGGTATGAAACAGCGCGTGTTGATTGCCATTGCGATTGCGCTGAAACCCGCACTGATTATTGCCGATGAGCCCACCAGCGCACTGGATGTCACGGTGCAGAAACGTATTCTCGATCTGCTTGATGAGTTACGGCGTGAGAATGGTACAGCGGTGCTGTTCGTCACCCACGATCTGGGCGTGGCGGCCGAGCGTGCCGATCGTCTGCTGGTCTTTCAGAACGGCTACATTCAGGAACAAGGCCCAACGCTTGACGTGCTCAGCGCGCCTTTAAGTCACTATGCCCGCACGCTGCTGGCGAACGTCCCATCGCTAAACCCGACGCCACGTCCACCGCGCAGCCATGCATCCGATATTATTGTCTCAGTTGAAAATCTGGTGCAGACCTTTCCTCTGTCGGGCCGTAAAGGCGAGCATTTTCGCGCGGTGGATGACGTCTCTTTCAGCGTGGCACGCGGCACAACGCACGCGATTGTCGGCGAATCTGGCTCCGGTAAAACCACCACGGCACGCAGCTTGCTCGGGTTTCATCATCCCAGCGCCGGACGCATTCTGATCGACGGCACGGACATCACTCATCTGAAAGGTGAAGCGCTGCGCCAGTTCCGGCAGAAAATTCAGCTGGTGTATCAAAACCCCTTTGGCTCGCTCGATCCCTCTCAGCGGTTGTACGACATCGTCGAGGAACCACTACGCAATTTTAATCGCCATTCCTCCGGGCAGCGGGAGCGAAAAATTCATGAGATGTTCGAACGCGTCGCTCTGCCCGTAGCGCTGCTATCACGCAAGCCGCGTGAGTTATCCGGCGGCCAGCGCCAACGCGTCGCCATCGCTCGGGCGCTGGTGCTGGAACCGCAGGTGTTGGTGTTGGACGAAGCCGTTTCTGCACTGGATGTCACCGTGCAGGCGCAGATTCTCCGTTTGCTGACTGAGCTACAGGAGTCTCTGGGGCTGACGTACGTGTTCATCTCGCACGATTTGGCGGTGGTACGCCAGATCGCCGATACCGTTTCCGTGTTGTACCACGGCAAGCAGCTTGAATCCGGCCCAGTGGAGCACATCTTCGCTCAGCCTGGGCATCGCTACACCCGTGAACTCATCGAGGCTATCCCTGGGCAGCAACACCCGGCTTTTGCCCGTTCACACCAACCCCCAATTCATACTGAATCCACATTCGCACTAAACCAAGGACTGTAA
- a CDS encoding TIGR04028 family ABC transporter substrate-binding protein: MATFLHPHQKLTLFASLLLLGGAVNVHAANDAPKIGGTLVYLEQQPHTNLYTPAGGFYPNGGILNQITDKLTYQNPETLEIEPWVAESWSINADNTEYTFKIRPGVSFSDGTPLDANAVAKNVDTYGLGNTALNQPVSEVINNYLRSEVIDPLTVKFYFKKPSPGFLQGTSAIGSGLVSLSTLERNFNQLGNAKNIIGSGPFVVSSEKLGRELKLTARKDYDWAPVKSKHQGRAYLDGITYLVTPEDSVRIGALVSGQADFIRQIQAYDEKRVQSQGFNLYAPPTRGVNNSVVFRPDNPLVADIRVRKALLHATNTKEIIDTLLSDNYPQATSPLAKTAAGYVDLSSKLTFDPVQANKLLDEAGWKTGPQGLRQKDGKTLELTAYESLPQPQNKETLQLVSQQWAKVGVKLNVLAGDAGSKTVDSLDPLKTGVAPAMVGRADPDVLKSQYYPTVRNVLLQKGGSSDKVKDFVDPHLNTLLDGIAAETDRSKRLTLVGEVQGYLIDQAYVIPIFEEPQVFAGAPTTKGIAFEAVGRPSFYNTWLDK; encoded by the coding sequence GTGGCAACTTTTTTGCATCCTCATCAGAAACTCACTCTTTTTGCCTCGCTGCTCCTTCTGGGCGGTGCGGTGAACGTACACGCTGCGAACGACGCACCGAAAATCGGCGGTACGCTGGTTTATCTGGAACAGCAACCACACACCAATCTCTATACGCCAGCGGGCGGTTTTTATCCGAACGGCGGCATTCTCAACCAGATTACCGATAAACTGACGTACCAGAACCCAGAAACGCTGGAGATCGAACCGTGGGTTGCAGAATCCTGGAGCATCAACGCGGACAACACCGAATACACGTTCAAGATCCGCCCTGGCGTCAGCTTCTCTGACGGCACTCCGCTGGATGCCAACGCGGTAGCGAAAAACGTCGATACCTATGGTTTAGGGAACACCGCGCTCAACCAGCCAGTTTCCGAAGTCATCAACAATTACCTGCGCAGTGAAGTTATCGATCCGTTGACGGTGAAATTTTATTTCAAGAAGCCTTCGCCGGGTTTCTTGCAAGGCACTTCGGCGATCGGTTCTGGTTTAGTTTCTCTCAGTACGCTTGAGCGCAATTTCAATCAGTTAGGCAATGCCAAAAATATTATTGGCTCCGGCCCGTTCGTGGTGAGCAGCGAGAAGCTGGGACGCGAACTGAAGCTGACTGCACGTAAGGATTACGACTGGGCTCCGGTTAAGTCAAAGCATCAGGGACGCGCCTATCTGGACGGTATTACCTATCTGGTCACCCCGGAAGACAGCGTGCGTATCGGCGCGTTGGTTTCTGGTCAGGCTGACTTCATTCGTCAGATCCAAGCCTATGATGAAAAGCGGGTGCAAAGTCAGGGCTTCAACCTGTATGCGCCGCCTACGCGCGGCGTCAATAACAGCGTGGTTTTCCGCCCGGATAACCCGCTGGTGGCCGATATCCGCGTACGTAAGGCGCTGCTGCACGCCACCAACACCAAAGAGATCATTGATACGCTGCTCTCTGACAACTACCCACAGGCCACGTCACCGCTGGCCAAAACCGCCGCAGGCTATGTCGATCTCTCCAGCAAGCTGACGTTCGATCCCGTTCAGGCCAACAAACTGTTAGATGAAGCAGGCTGGAAAACCGGTCCCCAAGGATTACGTCAGAAAGACGGCAAAACGCTGGAACTGACCGCCTATGAATCTCTGCCGCAGCCGCAGAACAAAGAAACCCTGCAACTGGTTTCTCAACAGTGGGCAAAAGTCGGCGTGAAGCTGAATGTGTTAGCGGGCGATGCAGGCAGTAAAACCGTGGATAGCCTCGACCCGCTGAAAACCGGCGTGGCACCCGCGATGGTCGGCCGCGCCGACCCAGATGTGCTGAAAAGCCAGTATTACCCGACGGTACGTAACGTCCTGCTGCAAAAAGGTGGTTCCAGCGACAAGGTGAAGGACTTTGTTGACCCGCATCTGAATACGCTGCTGGATGGCATCGCCGCAGAAACTGACCGCAGCAAGCGGCTGACGCTGGTGGGAGAAGTGCAGGGCTACCTGATCGATCAGGCCTACGTCATTCCCATTTTTGAAGAACCGCAGGTATTTGCGGGCGCCCCCACCACAAAAGGCATCGCGTTTGAAGCCGTAGGTCGCCCCAGCTTTTACAACACCTGGCTAGATAAGTAA